Proteins from a genomic interval of Plasmodium reichenowi strain SY57 chromosome 13, whole genome shotgun sequence:
- a CDS encoding carbamoyl phosphate synthetase — MTSEFWPDLDFKTVGRLILEDGNEFVGYSVGYEGCKGNNSISCDKEYRNIINNDNSKNSNNSFCNNEENNLKDDLLYKNSRLENEDFIVTGEVIFNTAMVGYPEALTDPSYFGQILVLTFPSIGNYGIEKVKHDETFGLVQNFESNKIQVQGLVICEYSKQSYHYNSYITLSEWLKIYKIPCIGGIDTRALTKLLREKGSMLGKIVIYKNRQHINKLYKEINLFDPGNIDTLKYVCNHFIRVIKLNNISYNYKNKEEFNYTNEIITNDSSMEDHDNEINGTISNFNNCPSISSFDKSESKHVTNHTLLRDKMNLITSSEEYLKDLHNCNFSNSSDKNDSFFKIYGICEYDKYLIDLEENASFHYNNVDEYGYYDVNKNTNILSNNKIEENNNNKNNNSNEVDYIKKDEDNNVNSKVYYNQYNNIVQNDEHTEFNLNNDYSTYIRKKMKNEEFLNLVNKRKVDHKEKIIVIVDCGIKNSIIKNLIRHGMDLPLTYIIVPYYYNFNHIDYDAVLLSNGPGDPKKCDFLIKNLKDSLTKNKIIFGICLGNQLLGISLGCDTYKMKYGNRGVNQPVIQLVDNICYITSQNHGYCLKKKSILKRKELAISYINANDKSIEGISHKNGRFYSVQFHPEGNNGPEDTSFLFKNFLLDIFNKKKQYREYLGHNIIYIKKKVLLLGSGGLCIGQAGEFDYSGTQAIKSLKECGIYVILVNPNIATVQTSKGLADKVYFLPVNCEFVEKIIKKEKPDFILCTFGGQTALNCALMLDQKKVLKKNNCQCLGTSLESIRITENRTLFAEKLKEINERIAPYGSAKNVNQAIDIANKIGYPILVRTTFSLGGLNSSFINNEEELIEKCNKIFLQTDNEIFIDKSLQGWKEIEYELLRDNKNNCIAICNMENIDPLGIHTGDSIVVAPSQTLSNYEYYKFREIALKVITHLNIIGECNIQFGINPQTGEYCIIEVNARLSRSSALASKATGYPLAYISAKIALGYDLISLKNSITKKTTACFEPSLDYITTKIPRWDLNKFEFASNTMNSSMKSVGEVMSIGRTFEESIQKSLRCIDDNYLGFSNTYCIDWDEKKIIEELKNPSPKRIDAIHQAFHLNMPMDKIHELTHIDYWFLHKFYNIYNLQNKLKTLKLEELSFNDLKYFKKHGFSDKQIAHYLSFNTSDNNNNNNNISSCSVTENDVMKYREKLGLFPHIKVIDTLSAEFPALTNYLYLTYQGQEHDVLPLNMKRKKICMLNNKRNANKKKVHVKNHLYNELVDDKDTQLHKENNNNNNNMNYGNVENKCKLNKESYGYNNSSNCINTNNINIENNICHDISINKNIKVQINNSNNSISNNENVETNLNCVSKRGGSHHIYGKEEKSIGSDDTNILSAQNSNNNFSCNNENMNKPNVDVNVLENDTKKREDINTTTVFLEGQNSVINNTNKENSSLLKGDEEDVVMVNLKKENNYNSVINNVDCSKKDMDGKNINDECKTYKKNKYKDIGLNNNIVDDLSNGTSHSTNDHLYLENFNTSDEEIGNKNIDMYLSKQKSISNKNPGNSYYVVDSVYNNEYKINKMKELIDNENLNDEYNNNNNNNNVNMDCSNYTNASGFVNGKDRNDNLEHDCIEKNMDRTYKHYNRLNNRRSTNERMMLMVNNEKESNHEKGHRRNGLNRKNKGKNKDKKNYNYINDKRNNEYNSNNIETKFNNYVDDINKKEYYEDKNDIHYFTHSSQGNNDDLSNDNYLSSEELNTDDYDDDYYYDEDEEDNYDDDDYDDDDDGEDEEDEEDNDYYNDDGYDSYNSLSSSRISDVSSVIYSGNENIFNEKYNDIGFKIIDNRNEKEKEKKKCFIVLGCGCYRIGSSVEFDWSAIHCVKTIRKLNHKAILINCNPETVSTDYDESDRLYFDEITTEVIKFIYNFENSNGVIIAFGGQTSNNLVFSLYKNNVNILGSSAQSVDCCENRNKFSHLCDSLKIDQPKWNKFTKLSKAIQFANEVKFPVLVRPSYVLSGAAMRVVNCFEELKNFLMKAAIVSKDNPVVISKFIENAKEIEIDCVSKNGKIINYAISEHVENAGVHSGDATLILPAQNIYVETHRKIKKISEKISKSLNISGPFNIQFICHQNEIKIIECNLRASRTFPFISKALNLNFIDLATRILMGYDVKPINISLIDLEYTAVKAPIFSFNRLHGSDCILGVEMKSTGEVACFGLNKYEALLKSLIATGMKLPKKSILISIKNLNNKLAFEEPFQLLFLMGFTIYATEGTYDFYSKFLESFNVNKGSKFHQRLIKVHNKNAENISPNTTDLIMNHKVEMVINITDTLKTKVSSNGYKIRRLASDFQVPLITNMKLCSLFIDSLYRKFSRQKERKSFYTIKSYDEYISLV; from the exons ATGACTTCAGAATTTTGGCCAGATTTag ATTTTAAAACAGTTGGGAGGTTAATTCTTGAAGATGGTAACGAGTTTGTAGGTTACAGTGTAGGTTACGAAGGGTGTAAAGGAAATAATAGTATATCATGTGATAAGgaatatagaaatattattaataatgataatagcaagaatagtaataattcattttgtaataatgaagaaaacAATTTGAAAGATGATTtattgtataaaaatagtCGATTAGAAAATGAAGATTTTATTGTTACAGGTGAAgttatatttaatacaGCTATGGTTGGATATCCTGAAGCTTTAACTGACCCAAGTTATTTTGGTCAAATATTAGTTTTAACATTTCCATCAATTGGTAATTATGGTATTGAAAAAGTAAAACATGATGAAACGTTTGGATTAGTACAAAATTTTGAGAGTAATAAAATTCAAGTACAAGGTTTAGTTATTTGTGAATATTCGAAGCAATCATATCATTACAATTCTTATATTACATTAAGTGAATGgttaaagatatataaaattcCATGTATAGGTGGTATAGATACAAGAGCCTTAACAAAACTTTTAAGAGAAAAAGGTAGTATGTTAGGTAAaatagttatatataaaaacagacaacatattaataaattatataaagaaattaatCTTTTTGATCCTGGTAATATAGATACTCtaaaatatgtatgtaaTCATTTTATACGTGTTATTAAgttgaataatatttcatataattataaaaataaggaaGAATTTAATTATACAAATGAAATTATTACTAATGATTCTTCAATGGAAGATCATGATAATGAAATTAATGGTACTATTTctaattttaataattgtCCAAGTATCTCTAGTTTTGATAAAAGTGAATCTAAGCATGTTACTAATCATACTTTGTTAAGAGATAAAATGAACTTAATAACATCATCTGAAGAATATCTGAAAGATCTTCATAATTGTAATTTTAGTAATAGTAgtgataaaaatgattctttttttaagatATATGGTATATGtgaatatgataaatatttaattgaCCTTGAAGAAAATGCTAGctttcattataataatgtagaTGAATATGGATATTATgatgttaataaaaatacaaatattctatctaataataaaatagaagaaaacaacaataacaaaaataacAACAGTAACGAGGttgattatataaagaagGATGAGGATAATAATGTCAATAGTAAGGTCTATTATAAccaatataataatattgtacaaaatgatgaacatactgaatttaatttaaataatgattattCTACCTATATTagaaagaaaatgaaaaatgaagaattCCTTAATTTGGTAAACAAGAGAAAAGTAGACcataaagaaaaaattattgttattgttGATTGTGGTATTAAAAATagtataattaaaaatttaataagaCATGGTATGGATCTTCcattaacatatattattgtaccttattattacaattttAATCATATAGATTATGATGCAGTTCTTTTATCTAATGGTCCTGGAGATCCTAAAAAGTGTGATTTccttataaaaaatttgaaAGATAgtttaacaaaaaataaaattatatttggTATTTGTTTAGGTAATCAACTATTAGGTATATCATTAGGTTGTGacacatataaaatgaaatatgGTAATAGAGGTGTTAATCAACCGGTAATACAATTAGtagataatatatgttacaTTACCTCACAAAATCATGGATATTgtttaaagaaaaaatcaattttaaaaagaaaagaacTTGCGATTAGTTATATAAATGCTAATGATAAATCTATAGAAGGTATTTCACATAAAAATGGAAGATTTTATAGTGTCCAGTTTCATCCTGAGGGTAATAATGGTCCTGAAGAtacatcatttttatttaagaATTTTCTTTTAGATATCtttaataagaaaaaacaatataGAGAATATTTAGgacataatattatttatataaaaaagaaagttCTTCTTTTAGGTAGTGGTGGTTTATGTATAGGACAAGCAGGAGAATTCGATTATTCAGGAACACAAGCTATTAAAAGTTTAAAAGAATGTggtatatatgttattttagTTAATCCTAACATAGCAACTGTTCAAACATCAAAAGGTTTGGCAGATaaagtatattttttaccAGTTAATTGTGAATTTgtagaaaaaattattaaaaaggaaaaacctgattttattttatgtacaTTTGGTGGTCAGACAGCTTTAAATTGTGCTTTAATGTTAGatcaaaaaaaagtattgaaaaagaataattGTCAATGTTTAGGTACATCTTTAGAATCTATAAGAATAACAGAAAACAGAACATTATTTGctgaaaaattaaaagaaattaatgAAAGAATAGCTCCATATGGTAGTGCAAAAAATGTTAATCAAGCTATTGATATAGCTAATAAAATAGGATATCCAATATTAGTACGTACAACATTTTCGTTAGGAGGATTAAATAGTAGTTTcataaataatgaagaagaaCTTATCgaaaaatgtaataaaatatttttacaaaccgataatgaaatatttatagatAAATCATTACAAGGATGGAAAGAAATAGaatatgaattattaagagataataaaaataattgtatagctatatgtaatatggaaaatataGATCCATTAGGTATACATACAGGAGATAGTATAGTTGTTGCACCTTCACAAACATTAAGtaattatgaatattataaatttagAGAAATAGCATTAAAGGTAATTAcacatttaaatattataggAGAATGTAATATACAATTTGGTATAAATCCACAAACAGGAGAATATTGTATTATTGAAGTTAATGCTAGGCTTAGTAGAAGTTCAGCCTTAGCATCTAAAGCTACTGGTTATCCACTTGCTTATATATCAGCAAAAATAGCCTTGGGATATGATTTGATAAGTTTAAAAAACAGTATAACTAAAAAAACAACTGCCTGTTTTGAACCCTCTCTAGATTACATTACAACAAAAATACCGCGATGggatttaaataaatttgaGTTTGCTTCTAATACAATGAATAGTAGTATGAAAAGTGTAGGAGAGGTTATGTCTATAGGTAGAACCTTTGAAGAATCTATACAAAAATCTTTAAGATGTAttgatgataattatttagGATTTAGTAATACTTATTGTATAGATTGGGAcgaaaagaaaattattgaagaattaaaaaatcCATCACCAAAAAGAATTGATGCTATACATCAAGCTTTCCATTTAAATATGCCTATGGATAAAATACATGAGCTCACACATATTGATTATTGGTTCTtacataaattttataatatatataatttacaaaataagTTGAAAACGTTAAAATTAGAGGAATTATCTTTTAATGATTTGAAGTATTTTAAGAAGCATGGTTTTAGTGACAAGCAAATAGCTCACTACTTATCCTTCAACACAAGcgataataataataataataataatattagcTCTTGTAGTGTTACAGAAAATGATGTTATGAAATATAGAGAAAAGCTAGGATTATTTCCACATATTAAAGTTATTGATACCTTATCAGCCGAATTTCCGGCTTTAActaattatttatatttaactTATCAAGGTCAAGAACATGATGTTCTCCCattaaatatgaaaaggaaaaagatATGCATGCTTAATAATAAACGAAATGcaaataagaaaaaagtCCATGTCAAGAACCACTTATATAATGAACTAGTTGATGATAAGGATACACAATTACacaaagaaaataataataataataataatatgaattatggaaatgtagaaaataaatgtaaattGAATAAAGAATCATATGggtataataattcttctAATTGTATcaatacaaataatattaatatagaaaataatatttgtcatgatatatctataaacaaaaatataaaagttCAAATAAACAATTCGAATAATTCTATATCgaataatgaaaatgttGAAACAAATTTAAATTGTGTATCTAAAAGAGGCGGTAGCCATCATATATATGgtaaagaagaaaaaagtATAGGATCTGATgatacaaatattttaagTGCACaaaattcaaataataacTTTTCATgtaataatgaaaatatgaataaacCAAACGTTGATGTTAATGTGCTAGAAAATGATACTAAAAAACGAGAAGATATAAATACTACAACAGTATTTTTGGAAGGTCAAAATAGTGTTATTAATAATACGAATAAAGAGAATAGCTCTTTATTGAAAGGTGATGAAGAAGATGTTGTGATGgtaaatttaaaaaaggaaaataattataatagtGTAATTAATAATGTAGATTGTAGTAAAAAGGATATGGatggaaaaaatataaatgatgaatgtaaaacatataagaaaaataaatataaagatattggattaaataataatatagtaGATGACTTATCCAATGGAACATCACATTCAACTAATgatcatttatatttagaaaattttaatacatcagatgaagaaatagggaataaaaatattgatatGTATTTATCAAAGCAAAAAAGTATATCTAATAAAAACCCTGGTAATTCTTATTATGTTGTAGATTCcgtatataataatgaatacAAAATTAATAAGATGAAAGAGTTAATAGATAACgaaaatttaaatgatgaatataataataataataataataataatgttaatatGGATTGTTCTAATTATACTAATGCTAGTGGATTTGTAAATGGAAAGGATAGAAATGATAATTTAGAACATGATTgtattgaaaaaaatatggatCGTACATACAAGCATTATAATCGTTTAAACAATCGTAGAAGTACAAATGAGAGGATGATGCTTATGGTAAAcaatgaaaaagaaagcAATCATGAGAAGGGTCATAGAAGAAATGGTttaaatagaaaaaataagggaaaaaataaggacaaaaagaattataattatattaatgataaaaggaataatgaatataatagtAACAATATTGAAACCAAgtttaataattatgttgatgatataaataaaaaagaatattatgaggataaaaatgatatacattattttaCACATTCGTCACAAGGTAATAATGACGATTTAAgtaatgataattatttaagTAGTGAAGAATTGAATACTGATgattatgatgatgattattattatgatgaagatgaagaagataattatgacgatgatgattatgatgatgatgatgatggGGAAGATGAGGAGGATGAGGAGGataatgattattataatgatgatggTTATGATAGCTATAATTCTTTATCATCGTCAAGAATATCAGATGTATCATCTGTTATATATTCAGGGAAcgaaaatatatttaatgaaaaatataatgatatagGTTTTAAAATAATCGATAATAGGAATGAAAAAGAGAAagagaaaaagaaatgttTTATTGTATTAGGTTGTGGTTGTTATCGTATTGGTAGTTCTGTAGAATTTGATTGGAGTGCTATACATTGTGTAAAGACaataagaaaattaaaCCATAAAGctatattaataaattgtAACCCAGAAACTGTAAGTACAGATTATGATGAAAGTGATcgtttatattttgatgaAATAACAACAGAagttataaaatttatatataactttGAAAATAGTAATGGTGTGATTATAGCTTTTGGTGGACAAACATCAAATAATTTAGTATTTagtttatataaaaataatgtaaatatattaggATCAAGTGCACAAAGTGTTGATTGTTGTGAAAATAGGAATAAATTTTCCCACTTATGTGATTCCTTAAAAATTGATCAACCTAAATGGAAtaaatttacaaaattatCCAAGGCTATACAATTTGCTAATGAAGTAAAATTTCCTGTATTAGTAAGACCATCTTATGTATTATCTGGTGCAGCTATGAGAGTTGTAAATTGTTttgaagaattaaaaaactTTTTAATGAAAGCAGCTATTGTTAGTAAAGATAATCCTGTTGTAATATCAAAATTTATTGAGAATGCTAAAGAAATAGAAATAGATTGTGTTAGTAAAAATGgtaaaataattaattatgCTATATCTGAACATGTTGAAAATGCTGGTGTACATTCAGGTGATGCAACATTAATATTACCTgcacaaaatatatatgttgaaACACATaggaaaataaagaaaatatccgaaaaaatatcaaaatcattaaatatatctggtccatttaatatacaatttatttgtcatcaaaatgaaataaaaattattgaaTGTAATTTAAGAGCATCTAGAACTTTTCCATTTATATCAAAAGCTCTAAATCTAAACTTTATAGATTTAGCTACAAGGATATTAATGGGCTATGACGTCAAACcaattaatatatcattaattGATTTAGAATATACAGCTGTAAAAGCACCGATTTTCTCATTTAATAGATTACATGGATCAGATTGTATACTAGGTGTAGAAATGAAATCTACAGGTGAAGTAGCATGTTTTGgtttaaataaatatgaagCTTTATTAAAATCATTAATAGCTACAGGTATGAAGTTACCCAAAAAATCAATCCTTATAagtattaaaaatttaaataataaattagCTTTTGAAGAACCATTccaattattatttttaatggGATTTACAATATATGCAACTGAAGGTACCTATGATTTCTACTCTAAATTTTTAGAATCTTTTAATGTTAATAAAGGTTCTAAATTTCATCAAAGACTTATTAAAgttcataataaaaatgcAGAAAATATATCACCAAATACAACAGATTTAATTATGAATCATAAAGTTGAAATGGTTATTAATATAACTGATActttaaaaacaaaagtTAGTTCAAATGGTTATAAAATTAGAAGATTAGCATCAGATTTCCAGGTTCCTTTAATAACTAATATGAAACTTTGTTCTCTTTTTATTGACTCattatatagaaaattCTCAAGACAAAAGGAAAGAAAATCATTCTATACCATAAAGAGTTATGACGAATATATAAGTTTGGTATAA
- a CDS encoding 40S ribosomal protein S27, putative — MNVDLLNPDPVEESKKHKLKRLIPTPNSYFMDVKCPGCLQITTLFSHAQNVVLCGSCNIMLCQPTGGKCKLTEGCSFRKKIE, encoded by the exons ATGAATGTCGATTTATTAAATCCAGATCCAGTTGAAGAATCAAAGAAACATAAATTAAAGAGATTAATTCCAACTCCtaattcttattttatgGATGTTAAATGCCCAGGATGTCTCCAAATTACAACTTTATTTAGTCACGCACAAAATGTTGTTTTGTGTGGAAg CTGTAACATTATGTTGTGCCAACCAACCGGTGGAAAATGTAAATTGACTGAAGGTTGCTCCTTTaggaaaaaaattgaataa